One Prunus dulcis chromosome 8, ALMONDv2, whole genome shotgun sequence DNA window includes the following coding sequences:
- the LOC117638194 gene encoding uncharacterized protein LOC117638194 isoform X1 — MGFVGLLGISLFQCLDVLAWPLLALVYPLCCSIKAIKTNSISDNQKLNTYWVVFSLILLFQNAFLKLLEWLPLWPYIRIMVVFWLVMPQFDGAFYVYKHLVCPCLTMDSQIVTNWFNERRKELLFHAEGERYVKENVPEALETIACKVSQAEPNLTGTENSKYTSRETKEKAMEVAADREVMNTPPSKKSQNEWTCAISLVTTQSGATVNSQLDCQKSKAAYDALKIKSEAEPTLTQIKNSTFAAGREVLESSVEVQKELTRALCEVTTPSEATLDLELEERKPKVIINEMVQGHENTIPASVTKTSDESKEKPAEGVSGDGLKRNVIINFKENLQGQQQNPNEVLRMKGSRLWCNICLVGCSGKIDLMSHLNGRKHKENVQELQQQNANEAPRKNDLALWCNICRVRGSEINMASHLNGRKHMENVQEPQNPRKNEPPLWCKICSVGCSGKIHLASHLNGKKHKDKVQEQQQNADIVQGKNDPPLWCKVCDVSCYTEFDMASHLKRRKHWERLSTRMQIVER; from the exons ATGGGTTTTGTGGGTCTTCTtggaatttctctttttcaatGCCTTGATGTTCTTGCATG GCCTCTCCTTGCTTTGGTCTATCCTCT ATGTTGTTCCATTAAGGCGATTAAAACGAATTCCATTTCGGATAATCAGAAGTTGAATACTTATTGGGTTGTCTTCTCATTGATTTTGCTCTTTCAAAATGCTTTCTTGAAGCTCCTAGAATG GCTCCCGCTGTGGCCATACATTAGGATAATGGTTGTCTTCTGGTTGGTGATGCCTCAATTTGATGGTGCCTTTTATGTCTATAAACACCTTGTCTGTCCATGCCTCACCATGGACTCCCAAATTGTTACCAACTGGTTCAACGAGCGAAGGAAGGAGTTGCTGTTTCATGCTGAGGGGGAGAGATATGTAAAGGAGAATGTACCTGAAGCTTTGGAAACTATTGCTTGCAAG GTTAGTCAGGCAGAGCCTAATCTCACTGGGACTGAAAACAGCAAATATACTTCTAGGGAGACTAAAGAAAAAGCCATGGAGGTCGCAGCTGATAGAGAAGTTATGAACACACCACCTTCAAAGAAATCCCAGAATGAATGGACTTGTGCCATCAGTCTGGTGACCACCCAAAGTGGTGCAACTGTTAATTCCCAGCTAGACTGTCAAAAAAGTAAGGCTGCATATGACGCACTAAAAATAAAGAGCGAGGCAGAGCCCACACTTACTCAGATTAAGAACAGTACATTTGCAGCAGGTAGAGAAGTTCTTGAGTCTTCAGTAGAAGTCCAGAAAGAGTTGACTCGTGCTCTGTGTGAGGTAACGACTCCAAGTGAAGCAACTTTGGATCTGGAATTGGAAGAGAGGAAACCTAAGGTTATTATTAACGAAATGGTGCAAGGCCATGAAAATACTATTCCAGCTTCAGTTACGAAAACTTCTGATGAATCTAAAGAGAAGCCAGCGGAGGGTGTATCCGGCGATGGACTCAAAAGGAACgttattataaattttaaggAAAACTTGCAAGGCCAGCAACAGAACCCAAATGAAGTTTTAAGGATGAAGGGTTCTCGTCTGTGGTGTAATATTTGTCTTGTGGGCTGCAGTGGTAAGATTGACTTGATGTCTCATCTCAATGGAAGGAAGCATAAGGAAAATGTGCAAGAactacaacaacaaaatgCAAATGAGGCTCCAAGGAAGAATGATCTAGCTCTATGGTGCAATATTTGTCGTGTGCGCGGCTCTGAGATTAACATGGCATCTCATCTCAATGGACGGAAGCACATGGAAAATGTGCAAGAACCGCAGAATCCAAGGAAGAATGAGCCACCTCTATGGTGCAAAATTTGTAGCGTAGGCTGCTCTGGTAAGATTCACTTGGCATCTCATCTTAATGGGAAGAAGCACAAGGACAAAGTGCAGGAACAACAGCAGAATGCAGATATAGTGCAAGGGAAGAACGATCCCCCTCTATGGTGCAAAGTTTGTGATGTAAGCTGCTATACTGAGTTTGACATGGCATCTCATCTTAAACGAAGGAAGCACTGGGAGCGTTTATCAACTAGAATGCAGATTGTGGAGAGATAG
- the LOC117638194 gene encoding uncharacterized protein LOC117638194 isoform X2, whose translation MFHRRFEETMLCLDVDEDICFTKSHTSLMFVRKICLLPLWPYIRIMVVFWLVMPQFDGAFYVYKHLVCPCLTMDSQIVTNWFNERRKELLFHAEGERYVKENVPEALETIACKVSQAEPNLTGTENSKYTSRETKEKAMEVAADREVMNTPPSKKSQNEWTCAISLVTTQSGATVNSQLDCQKSKAAYDALKIKSEAEPTLTQIKNSTFAAGREVLESSVEVQKELTRALCEVTTPSEATLDLELEERKPKVIINEMVQGHENTIPASVTKTSDESKEKPAEGVSGDGLKRNVIINFKENLQGQQQNPNEVLRMKGSRLWCNICLVGCSGKIDLMSHLNGRKHKENVQELQQQNANEAPRKNDLALWCNICRVRGSEINMASHLNGRKHMENVQEPQNPRKNEPPLWCKICSVGCSGKIHLASHLNGKKHKDKVQEQQQNADIVQGKNDPPLWCKVCDVSCYTEFDMASHLKRRKHWERLSTRMQIVER comes from the exons ATG TTCCACAGACGATTTGAAGAAACCATGCTCTGTTTAGATGTGGATGAAGACATTTGCTTCACCAAATCTCACACATCACTCATGTTTGTCAGAAAAATATGTCT GCTCCCGCTGTGGCCATACATTAGGATAATGGTTGTCTTCTGGTTGGTGATGCCTCAATTTGATGGTGCCTTTTATGTCTATAAACACCTTGTCTGTCCATGCCTCACCATGGACTCCCAAATTGTTACCAACTGGTTCAACGAGCGAAGGAAGGAGTTGCTGTTTCATGCTGAGGGGGAGAGATATGTAAAGGAGAATGTACCTGAAGCTTTGGAAACTATTGCTTGCAAG GTTAGTCAGGCAGAGCCTAATCTCACTGGGACTGAAAACAGCAAATATACTTCTAGGGAGACTAAAGAAAAAGCCATGGAGGTCGCAGCTGATAGAGAAGTTATGAACACACCACCTTCAAAGAAATCCCAGAATGAATGGACTTGTGCCATCAGTCTGGTGACCACCCAAAGTGGTGCAACTGTTAATTCCCAGCTAGACTGTCAAAAAAGTAAGGCTGCATATGACGCACTAAAAATAAAGAGCGAGGCAGAGCCCACACTTACTCAGATTAAGAACAGTACATTTGCAGCAGGTAGAGAAGTTCTTGAGTCTTCAGTAGAAGTCCAGAAAGAGTTGACTCGTGCTCTGTGTGAGGTAACGACTCCAAGTGAAGCAACTTTGGATCTGGAATTGGAAGAGAGGAAACCTAAGGTTATTATTAACGAAATGGTGCAAGGCCATGAAAATACTATTCCAGCTTCAGTTACGAAAACTTCTGATGAATCTAAAGAGAAGCCAGCGGAGGGTGTATCCGGCGATGGACTCAAAAGGAACgttattataaattttaaggAAAACTTGCAAGGCCAGCAACAGAACCCAAATGAAGTTTTAAGGATGAAGGGTTCTCGTCTGTGGTGTAATATTTGTCTTGTGGGCTGCAGTGGTAAGATTGACTTGATGTCTCATCTCAATGGAAGGAAGCATAAGGAAAATGTGCAAGAactacaacaacaaaatgCAAATGAGGCTCCAAGGAAGAATGATCTAGCTCTATGGTGCAATATTTGTCGTGTGCGCGGCTCTGAGATTAACATGGCATCTCATCTCAATGGACGGAAGCACATGGAAAATGTGCAAGAACCGCAGAATCCAAGGAAGAATGAGCCACCTCTATGGTGCAAAATTTGTAGCGTAGGCTGCTCTGGTAAGATTCACTTGGCATCTCATCTTAATGGGAAGAAGCACAAGGACAAAGTGCAGGAACAACAGCAGAATGCAGATATAGTGCAAGGGAAGAACGATCCCCCTCTATGGTGCAAAGTTTGTGATGTAAGCTGCTATACTGAGTTTGACATGGCATCTCATCTTAAACGAAGGAAGCACTGGGAGCGTTTATCAACTAGAATGCAGATTGTGGAGAGATAG
- the LOC117637366 gene encoding 50S ribosomal protein L7/L12-like has protein sequence MRYLRFISPHFSCIHKTLNPQSPNILSFLQSKPQICSHFVCNYTTDAPEQRPPPSETVSAIADEISGLTLLEVSDLTEVLREKLDIKEMPVMAMMMPGMGFGGLKGAGKVGPAAAKGEEKVEKMAFDVKLDSFDAAAKIKVIKEVRTFTSLGLKEAKDLVEKAPTLLKKGVTKEEADSIVAKMKEVGAKVSME, from the coding sequence ATGAGATATTTACGGTTCATTTCCCCACATTTTTCTTGTATtcacaaaaccctaaacccccaAAGCCCTAATATTCTATCCTTTCTCCAATCAAAGCCCCAGATTTGTTCGCATTTTGTGTGCAATTACACCACTGATGCACCGGAGCAAAGGCCACCTCCGTCCGAGACGGTGTCGGCGATCGCGGATGAGATCTCGGGCCTGACTTTGCTTGAAGTCTCGGACCTCACGGAGGTTCTGAGGGAGAAATTGGACATCAAGGAGATGCCGGTGATGGCGATGATGATGCCAGGGATGGGATTTGGCGGCTTGAAAGGGGCCGGCAAGGTTGGTCCGGCGGCGGCTAAAGGCGAGGAAAAGGTGGAGAAGATGGCTTTTGATGTCAAGCTCGATTCTTTTGATGCTGCAGCGAAGATCAAAGTGATTAAGGAGGTGAGGACGTTTACGAGTTTGGGGCTGAAGGAGGCCAAGGACTTGGTGGAGAAGGCGCCTACCCTGTTGAAGAAGGGAGTTACGAAGGAGGAGGCGGATTCGATTGTGGCGAAGATGAAGGAAGTTGGTGCCAAAGTTTCTATGGAGTGA
- the LOC117638177 gene encoding B3 domain-containing transcription factor VRN1-like, which yields MAAFPHQKIDLQGPKFRATTPHFFNMIADEISGNKRLRVPKTFLDKCAEHLSDQIHLKLPCGSEWKIKLRRCNGEVWFGKGWPEFSEFYSLKKGNSLLFRYEGNSKFNVLIFDESGTEMDYPITLTLIEETDEEDDVKSVESLEYFPTFPKTKHKTGPLLSPLPHEKSRTNPHSSSRPSSSSSSKRVNVEAANEFVSSHPFFKVTLRKHLGMNIPASFRKHFTTVENQIVRLWVGDRSWAVKLIFHRNNDQLSAGWRAFLKENLLKKGDVCIFELIDTNNVALVVSIFRC from the exons ATGGCTGCTTTTCCTCACCAGAAAATTGATCTTCAAGGTCCAAAGTTTCGTGCTACAACTCCCCATTTTTTTAACATGATCGCAGACGAGATTTCTGGAAACAAAAGACTT AGGGTGCCAAAGACATTTCTGGACAAATGTGCTGAGCATCTATCAGATCAAATACACCTTAAACTCCCATGTGGTTCAGAATGGAAAATCAAACTCAGAAGATGTAATGGTGAGGTCTGGTTTGGAAAGGGTTGGCCAGAGTTCTCTGAGTTTTACTCTCTCAAAAAAGGCAACTCCTTACTTTTCCGGTATGAAGGGAACTCAAAATTCAACGTTTTGATATTTGATGAAAGCGGCACAGAGATGGATTATCCCATAACTCTAACCCTGATTGAAGAAactgatgaagaagatgatgttaAGTCTGTTGAAAGTTTGGAGTATTTTCCAACCTTCCCAAAAACGAAGCACAAAACTGGTCCTTTGCTATCTCCTCTGCCTCATGAGAAAAGCAGAACAAATCCTCATTCTTCATCAAggccatcatcttcatcttcatctaaAAGGGTTAATGTTGAAGCTGCCAATGAGTTCGTCTCAAGCCACCCATTCttcaaagtcactttgcggaAACACCTTGGGATG AATATTCCAGCTAGTTTTCGGAAGCATTTCACTACAGTGGAGAACCAAATCGTGAGGCTTTGGGTCGGAGATAGATCGTGGGCTGTGAAACTGATTTTTCATCGTAACAATGATCAATTAAGTGCTGGCTGGAGAGCatttttaaaggaaaatttgttgaaaaaagGAGATGTTTGCATCTTTGAGCTTATCGACACGAACAACGTTGCACTGGTAGTAAGCATTTTTAGATGCTGA